CTGCTCAGCGGGGTGTACTCGCTGCTGACCGTCGGCACGACGCTCTCGCTCGGCGCGTTCGGGGTCGTCAGCGTGATCGCCACCGTGATCCAGATGGTCCTCGTCGCCGCGGCGATCTACTTCATGTTCCGGCCGGCGGCGAAGGCGTACTTCGCTGCGCGGTGACCGGAGGGGCGGTACTCTCTCGACTATCGAGATAGTTGAGGAGTGAGTCATGGACGAGCAGGACTGCGTGGTCGTCGGCGGCGGGCCCGGGGGTGCGGTGCTGGCCTACCTGCTCGCTCGGGCCGGGCGACGGGTGACGCTGCTGGAGGCGCGGTCGGACTTCGCGCGCCGCTTCCGCGGCGACTCGCTGGCCCCCGCCGTCATGGACTGGCTCGACGCGCTGGGCCTGGCCGACGACGTGCTCGCCCGCCCGCACGCCACGGCCGACGCGTTCACCTGGCACACGCCCACCGCGGCCTACCGGGTCGCCGACTTCTCCCGCGCCAGCGCCCGGTTCCCGCACTACGTCCTGCTCCCGCAGCCGGAGTTCCTGGGCCTGCTCACCGGGCGGGCGGCGGAGTACCCCGGCTTCCGGCTGGAGATGTCGGCGCGGGTGACCGAGCTGGTCGAGTCCGACGGCCGGGTGTGCGGGGTGCGCTACCGGGCCGCCGACGGGGGGACCCGCGAGGTCCGGGCCCCGCTCGTCGTGGGGGTCGACGGGCGGTTCTCCCAGGTCCGGCGCCTGGGCGGGTTCGAGACCGAGGAGCTCGGCGCCGGGCTCGACATCCTGTGGTTCGAGGTCCCGCGCCGCGCCGAGGACCCGCCGCTGTCGGGTCTGGACTACTTCGCCGTGCCGGGTGCGGCGATCGTCGCGCTCGGGCAGGGCGCCACCTGGCAGCTCGGCTACGTCATCCCGACGGGCACGGTCGCGCAGGCGCGGGAGGCGGGCGTCGGGCCGGTGGTGGCGCTGGCCCGCGACCGGATGCCGTGGCTGGGCGACCGCCTCGACGCCCTCACCGCGTTCACCGACCTCACCCTGCTCAACGTGCCGATCACCCGGCTGCCGAGCTGGTACCGGCCCGGGCTGCTGCTGCTCGGCGACGCCGCGCACGTCATCTCCCCGGTGGGCGGCAACGGGATCAACATCGCGATCGCCGACGCCGCCGACGCGGGCAACACCCTGGCCCCGCTCCTCGCGAACCGCTCCTCCGCCGCCCCCGCGGCGCTGGACGCCGCCTGCCGGGAGATCGAGGCGCGCCGCCGGGCGGTGTCCGACGTCGAGCAGCGCTCCCAGGTGCGCGCCGAGCGGGGGAGCGCGGGCCGGATCGAGCGGGGCGACCCGAGCCCGGTGTGGATCCTGCGCCTGGCCGCGGCGGTCCCGCCGATCGCGCGGGCGTTCGGGAGGCGGTCGGCGTCGGCCATCGCGATCCCGCCCCCGACCCCCGCGGTGCTGGGGGCCCCCGCGCCGCGCTGAGGGCCGCGGGTGCCACCGGTCCGCTCCCGGCGCGCGTCCGGCGACCCCGGGCGGCCACCGGTCGCGGATGCGGTGTTCCAGCCCACGTCGAGCGGGTGTCGCCGGTACCGTCCGTGCTCATGAACCGCACCGCGCATCCGCTCGACGCCGGGGCGCTGCGCGCCGCCCTCGTCGGACCGTGGGCGCAGCTCGACGTGGTCGAGCGCACCGGTTCCACCAACGCCGACCTGATGGCCGCCGCCCTCGCCGGGGCCCCCGACCGCAGCGTCCTCGTCGCCGAGCACCAGGAGGCGGGGCGCGGCCGGCTGGCGCGCAGCTGGGTGTCGCCGCCCGGGTCCGGGCTCACGGTCAGCGTGCTGTTCCGGCCGGTCGGGGTCTCCCCGTCGCGGTTCAGCTGGCTGCCGCTGCTGGCCGGGCTGGCCGTGCTCGACACCGTCCGCGCGTTCACCGACGTCCCGGCCGGGCTCAAGTGGCCCAACGACCTGCTCGTGGGCACCGAGCCGCGCAAGGTCGCCGGGATACTCGCGGAGGTGGCCGACCCGTCGCGGCCCGCGGTCGTCGTCGGCATCGGGCTCAACGTCGACTCGGCCCCGCCCGACCAGCCCGCCGCCACCTCGCTGGCCGCGGAGAGCGGCCGGGAGATCGACCGCACCGCGGTGCTCGTGGAGCTGCTCACCCGCCTCGTCGAGCGGGAGGCCGACTGGCGCGCTGGTCGCGGCGACCCCGACGTCACCCGCCTGCGCGCCGACTACCGCGCGGGCTGCCTGAGCCTGGGCTCCCCGGTGCGGGTGGAGCTGCCCGGCGGCACGTCGGTCAGCGGCATCGCCGAGGACGTCGACGGCGACGGCAGGCTCCTGCTGCTCGACGCCGCGGGCCACCGCCGCGCGGTCGCCGCGGGTGACGTCGTCCACCTCCGGCCGGCCGAGTAGGACCACTACGGTTGCCGGGTGGCCTATCCCGATGATCTTCTCGTCTCCGGCGAGCGGGTCGTGCTGCACAAGCACCCGCACGCGAAGATGCTCGTCGTCCCGGTCCTGGTCCTGCTGCTGGTCGTCGCGGTCTGCGTGTTCGTCGCCGCGCTCGTGCGGGAGCAGACCTGGGCGCCGGTCGCGTGGATCGCGCTCGCCGTCGTCGGGGTCGGGCTGGCCGTCTGGCTGACGCTGGTCCCCGTGATCCGGTGGCGCACCACGCACTTCGTCGTGACGACGCGCCGCGTGCTCGTCCGCGAGGGCGTGCTGTCGCGCACCGGCATCGACATCCCGATGAGCCGGATCAACAGCGTCCAGTTCCGGCACACGGCCCTGGAGCGCGTCCTGGGCTGCGGGACGCTCGTGATCGAGTCGGCGTCGGACGAGCCGCTGGAGTTCACCGACGTGCCGCAGGTCGAGAAGGTCCACGCACTGCTCTACCAGGAGGTCGCCGATGACACGTGAGCTGCCGCAGACCGTCCCGGGCACGGGTCTGCCCGGGGCCGTCTCCATCTACGATGTCGGGGCCCGCGACGGGCTGCAGAACGAGCAGGCGGTGGTCCCCGTCGAGGTGAAGGCGGAGTTCCTCGACCGCCTCGCCGGCACCGGCCTGCGCACGCTGGAGGCCACCAGCTTCGTGCACCCGAAGTGGGTCCCGCAGCTCGCCGACGCCGCCGACCTGCTCGCCCGGCTCACGCGCGCACCCGGCGTCGACTACCCGGTGCTCGTGCCGAACGAGCGCGGCCTGGACCGGGCGCTGGAGTCGGGGGTCGCGCACGTCGCGGTGTTCGCCAGCGCCACCGAGACCTTCGCGCAGCGCAACCTCAACCGCTCCCTCGACGAGCAGTTCGCGATGTTCGACGCCGTCGTCACGCGTGCCGTCGGCGAGGGGCTGCGGGTGCGCGGGTACGTCTCGATGTGCTTCGGCGACCCGTGGGAGGGGGCCGTCGACCCGGCGCAGGTGGCGGCGGTCGGGCGCCGGCTCGTCGACATGGGCTGCGACCAGCTCTCCCTGGGCGACACGATCGGCACCGGCACCCCCGGCCACGTCGACGCCGTGCTCGACGCGTGCGTCGCGGGCGGCGTGCCCGTCGACCGGATCGCGGTGCACTTCCACGACACCTACGGGCAGGCGCTGGCGAACACGCTCGCCGCGCTGCGCCGGGGCGTCACCACCGTCGACGCGAGCGCGGGCGGCCTCGGCGGCTGCCCCTACGCGGAGTCGGCGACGGGCAACCTGGCCACCGAGGACCTCGTCTGGATGCTCGACGGGCTCGGGATCGCCCACGGCGTCGACCTCGACGCGCTCGTCGCCACGAGCGCGTGGATGGCGGGGCAGCTGGGCCGGCCGTCGCCGTCGCGGGTGGTGCGGGCCCTGGCCGGGTGACCCGGCCGGCTCAGCCGCGCGTGCCGAACATGCCGGTGAACGTGCTGCGGAAGACCTCGGTGTCACCGCGGTGCAGCTGCGCGCGCAGCTGCACCAGCCCCAGCCCCGGCCGGCTCCGCGACAGCCGGGCCTCGAGGATC
This sequence is a window from Pseudonocardia petroleophila. Protein-coding genes within it:
- a CDS encoding FAD-dependent monooxygenase, translated to MDEQDCVVVGGGPGGAVLAYLLARAGRRVTLLEARSDFARRFRGDSLAPAVMDWLDALGLADDVLARPHATADAFTWHTPTAAYRVADFSRASARFPHYVLLPQPEFLGLLTGRAAEYPGFRLEMSARVTELVESDGRVCGVRYRAADGGTREVRAPLVVGVDGRFSQVRRLGGFETEELGAGLDILWFEVPRRAEDPPLSGLDYFAVPGAAIVALGQGATWQLGYVIPTGTVAQAREAGVGPVVALARDRMPWLGDRLDALTAFTDLTLLNVPITRLPSWYRPGLLLLGDAAHVISPVGGNGINIAIADAADAGNTLAPLLANRSSAAPAALDAACREIEARRRAVSDVEQRSQVRAERGSAGRIERGDPSPVWILRLAAAVPPIARAFGRRSASAIAIPPPTPAVLGAPAPR
- a CDS encoding biotin--[acetyl-CoA-carboxylase] ligase; the protein is MNRTAHPLDAGALRAALVGPWAQLDVVERTGSTNADLMAAALAGAPDRSVLVAEHQEAGRGRLARSWVSPPGSGLTVSVLFRPVGVSPSRFSWLPLLAGLAVLDTVRAFTDVPAGLKWPNDLLVGTEPRKVAGILAEVADPSRPAVVVGIGLNVDSAPPDQPAATSLAAESGREIDRTAVLVELLTRLVEREADWRAGRGDPDVTRLRADYRAGCLSLGSPVRVELPGGTSVSGIAEDVDGDGRLLLLDAAGHRRAVAAGDVVHLRPAE
- a CDS encoding PH domain-containing protein, which encodes MAYPDDLLVSGERVVLHKHPHAKMLVVPVLVLLLVVAVCVFVAALVREQTWAPVAWIALAVVGVGLAVWLTLVPVIRWRTTHFVVTTRRVLVREGVLSRTGIDIPMSRINSVQFRHTALERVLGCGTLVIESASDEPLEFTDVPQVEKVHALLYQEVADDT
- a CDS encoding hydroxymethylglutaryl-CoA lyase, with the translated sequence MTRELPQTVPGTGLPGAVSIYDVGARDGLQNEQAVVPVEVKAEFLDRLAGTGLRTLEATSFVHPKWVPQLADAADLLARLTRAPGVDYPVLVPNERGLDRALESGVAHVAVFASATETFAQRNLNRSLDEQFAMFDAVVTRAVGEGLRVRGYVSMCFGDPWEGAVDPAQVAAVGRRLVDMGCDQLSLGDTIGTGTPGHVDAVLDACVAGGVPVDRIAVHFHDTYGQALANTLAALRRGVTTVDASAGGLGGCPYAESATGNLATEDLVWMLDGLGIAHGVDLDALVATSAWMAGQLGRPSPSRVVRALAG